The following are from one region of the Magallana gigas chromosome 6, xbMagGiga1.1, whole genome shotgun sequence genome:
- the LOC105335346 gene encoding uncharacterized protein isoform X2 → MELLWWCFTLLQVVSSAIASCENPVISSGNYTAVVFSQEMLLLNCSATSYDQIQWFHLPNGKTKVEPYQFTWCKDDTCRLYDDPRMLKIRKVSTELNFSKFICVASCSATGKNASAHVLVIVQKCATVKPDVSSVQNVTVSLVETATLTCKADKGTCYELSFPNFSWDGNGKDISELNTTNRYSTDVKLNDTGKLVTTLTIRDVTEEDLQSFDCILIDDHFEEGHVRKTIFLSLSEVNKAWDAFVWHDDEHRQEASTLLAKLENIGYRVCTKEDQTSGQDLQGLEALIDSSACVIILRKDDGMMMTVLDKAQENKSVVLIQTKADPPPVSRVEKIMNIFKLRSQTKRYHPPQSNGEINKSMAGFLKLYWPSHETSIFNFKKKFIRDEFYYRLRLKLPKQSLHVEAEHIQMQ, encoded by the exons ATGGAGTTGTTATGGTGGTGTTTTACTCTGCTGCAGGTAGTGTCGTCTGCTATAGCATCTTGCG AAAACCCAGTTATTTCCAGTGGAAATTATACAGCGGTTGTGTTCAGCCAGGAAATGCTGCTATTAAACTGTTCTGCTACCTCTTACGATCAGATACAGTGGTTTCATTTGCCCAATGGAAAAACGAAGGTTGAGCCATACCAATTTACTTGGTGTAAAGATGACACATGTAGGCTATACGATGACCCCAGAATGCTTAAAATCAGAAAAGTCAGCACGGAGCTGAATTTCAGTAAATTTATCTGTGTAGCATCCTGCTCTGCGACCGGGAAAAATGCTTCAGCTCATGTTTTGGTTATTGTTCAAA aatgtGCAACTGTTAAACCAGACGTCTCATCAGTCCAAAATGTTACCGTCAGCCTCGTAGAAACAGCAACCCTCACGTGCAAGGCAGATAAGGGGACTTGTTATGAACTGAGTTTTCCAAATTTTTCGTGGGACGGAAACGGCAAGGATATATCAGAACTGAACACTACAAATAGATACTCAACTgatgtaaaatt aaatgataCCGGGAAACTGGTGACAACGCTAACCATACGTGACGTCACAGAAGAAGACCTCCAGTCATTTGACTGTATCCTAATTGATGACCATTTTGAAGAAGGCCACGTTAGGAAGACAATATTTCTCTCATTATCAG AAGTGAACAAAGCGTGGGATGCTTTTGTTTGGCATGATGACGAGCACAGGCAGGAGGCTAGTACTCTGCTGGCGAAGTTAGAGAACATTGGGTACCGAGTCTGTACAAAGGAAGACCAAACTAGCG GCCAAGATCTACAGGGTTTGGAGGCATTGATTGATTCCAGCGCATGCGTTATCATTCTCCGTAAGGATGACGGTATGATGATGACTGTCCTGGATAAAGCTCAGGAGAACAAATCAGTGGTCCTAATTCAGACCAAGGCTGATCCTCCACCCGTGAGTCGTGTGGAAAAGATTATGAATATATTTAAGCTTCGGAGCCAGACCAAGAGGTACCATCCTCCCCAGAGTAATGGGGAGATAAATAAATCTATGGCCGGCTTCCTGAAACTCTACTGGCCGTCACACGAGActtctatttttaactttaaaaaaaaatttatccgAGACGAGTTTTACTACAGATTGAGATTAAAATTGCCGAAACAAAGTTTACACGTTGAGGCAGAACACATACAAATGCAGTAA
- the LOC105335346 gene encoding uncharacterized protein isoform X3, with product MELLWWCFTLLQVVSSAIASCENPVISSGNYTAVVFSQEMLLLNCSATSYDQIQWFHLPNGKTKVEPYQFTWCKDDTCRLYDDPRMLKIRKVSTELNFSKFICVASCSATGKNASAHVLVIVQKCATVKPDVSSVQNVTVSLVETATLTCKADKGTCYELSFPNFSWDGNGKDISELNTTNRYSTDVKLNDTGKLVTTLTIRDVTEEDLQSFDCILIDDHFEEGHVRKTIFLSLSESRSQASSSIIIAVVVTVLLIAIILIVVTFLLCCYCQWRIRYKCWKPKTLNKREVNKAWDAFVWHDDEHRQEASTLLAKLENIGYRVCTKEDQTSGDIVIAVSNKGMVTYNLYGGRHV from the exons ATGGAGTTGTTATGGTGGTGTTTTACTCTGCTGCAGGTAGTGTCGTCTGCTATAGCATCTTGCG AAAACCCAGTTATTTCCAGTGGAAATTATACAGCGGTTGTGTTCAGCCAGGAAATGCTGCTATTAAACTGTTCTGCTACCTCTTACGATCAGATACAGTGGTTTCATTTGCCCAATGGAAAAACGAAGGTTGAGCCATACCAATTTACTTGGTGTAAAGATGACACATGTAGGCTATACGATGACCCCAGAATGCTTAAAATCAGAAAAGTCAGCACGGAGCTGAATTTCAGTAAATTTATCTGTGTAGCATCCTGCTCTGCGACCGGGAAAAATGCTTCAGCTCATGTTTTGGTTATTGTTCAAA aatgtGCAACTGTTAAACCAGACGTCTCATCAGTCCAAAATGTTACCGTCAGCCTCGTAGAAACAGCAACCCTCACGTGCAAGGCAGATAAGGGGACTTGTTATGAACTGAGTTTTCCAAATTTTTCGTGGGACGGAAACGGCAAGGATATATCAGAACTGAACACTACAAATAGATACTCAACTgatgtaaaatt aaatgataCCGGGAAACTGGTGACAACGCTAACCATACGTGACGTCACAGAAGAAGACCTCCAGTCATTTGACTGTATCCTAATTGATGACCATTTTGAAGAAGGCCACGTTAGGAAGACAATATTTCTCTCATTATCAG AGTCCAGATCGCAAGCGTCTTCCTCCATTATCATTGCCGTTGTCGTCACAGTGCTTCTTATTGCAATCATTCTTATCGTGGTTACTTTCCTCCTATGCTGTTATTGCCAATGGCGAATTCGGTATAAATGTTGGAAGCCGAAAACTCTGAATAAGAGAG AAGTGAACAAAGCGTGGGATGCTTTTGTTTGGCATGATGACGAGCACAGGCAGGAGGCTAGTACTCTGCTGGCGAAGTTAGAGAACATTGGGTACCGAGTCTGTACAAAGGAAGACCAAACTAGCG GAGATATTGTAATAGCTGTCAGTAATAAAGGGATGGTGACGTACAATTTGTATGGGGGAAGACATGTCTAG
- the LOC105335346 gene encoding uncharacterized protein isoform X1, with the protein MELLWWCFTLLQVVSSAIASCENPVISSGNYTAVVFSQEMLLLNCSATSYDQIQWFHLPNGKTKVEPYQFTWCKDDTCRLYDDPRMLKIRKVSTELNFSKFICVASCSATGKNASAHVLVIVQKCATVKPDVSSVQNVTVSLVETATLTCKADKGTCYELSFPNFSWDGNGKDISELNTTNRYSTDVKLNDTGKLVTTLTIRDVTEEDLQSFDCILIDDHFEEGHVRKTIFLSLSESRSQASSSIIIAVVVTVLLIAIILIVVTFLLCCYCQWRIRYKCWKPKTLNKREVNKAWDAFVWHDDEHRQEASTLLAKLENIGYRVCTKEDQTSGQDLQGLEALIDSSACVIILRKDDGMMMTVLDKAQENKSVVLIQTKADPPPVSRVEKIMNIFKLRSQTKRYHPPQSNGEINKSMAGFLKLYWPSHETSIFNFKKKFIRDEFYYRLRLKLPKQSLHVEAEHIQMQ; encoded by the exons ATGGAGTTGTTATGGTGGTGTTTTACTCTGCTGCAGGTAGTGTCGTCTGCTATAGCATCTTGCG AAAACCCAGTTATTTCCAGTGGAAATTATACAGCGGTTGTGTTCAGCCAGGAAATGCTGCTATTAAACTGTTCTGCTACCTCTTACGATCAGATACAGTGGTTTCATTTGCCCAATGGAAAAACGAAGGTTGAGCCATACCAATTTACTTGGTGTAAAGATGACACATGTAGGCTATACGATGACCCCAGAATGCTTAAAATCAGAAAAGTCAGCACGGAGCTGAATTTCAGTAAATTTATCTGTGTAGCATCCTGCTCTGCGACCGGGAAAAATGCTTCAGCTCATGTTTTGGTTATTGTTCAAA aatgtGCAACTGTTAAACCAGACGTCTCATCAGTCCAAAATGTTACCGTCAGCCTCGTAGAAACAGCAACCCTCACGTGCAAGGCAGATAAGGGGACTTGTTATGAACTGAGTTTTCCAAATTTTTCGTGGGACGGAAACGGCAAGGATATATCAGAACTGAACACTACAAATAGATACTCAACTgatgtaaaatt aaatgataCCGGGAAACTGGTGACAACGCTAACCATACGTGACGTCACAGAAGAAGACCTCCAGTCATTTGACTGTATCCTAATTGATGACCATTTTGAAGAAGGCCACGTTAGGAAGACAATATTTCTCTCATTATCAG AGTCCAGATCGCAAGCGTCTTCCTCCATTATCATTGCCGTTGTCGTCACAGTGCTTCTTATTGCAATCATTCTTATCGTGGTTACTTTCCTCCTATGCTGTTATTGCCAATGGCGAATTCGGTATAAATGTTGGAAGCCGAAAACTCTGAATAAGAGAG AAGTGAACAAAGCGTGGGATGCTTTTGTTTGGCATGATGACGAGCACAGGCAGGAGGCTAGTACTCTGCTGGCGAAGTTAGAGAACATTGGGTACCGAGTCTGTACAAAGGAAGACCAAACTAGCG GCCAAGATCTACAGGGTTTGGAGGCATTGATTGATTCCAGCGCATGCGTTATCATTCTCCGTAAGGATGACGGTATGATGATGACTGTCCTGGATAAAGCTCAGGAGAACAAATCAGTGGTCCTAATTCAGACCAAGGCTGATCCTCCACCCGTGAGTCGTGTGGAAAAGATTATGAATATATTTAAGCTTCGGAGCCAGACCAAGAGGTACCATCCTCCCCAGAGTAATGGGGAGATAAATAAATCTATGGCCGGCTTCCTGAAACTCTACTGGCCGTCACACGAGActtctatttttaactttaaaaaaaaatttatccgAGACGAGTTTTACTACAGATTGAGATTAAAATTGCCGAAACAAAGTTTACACGTTGAGGCAGAACACATACAAATGCAGTAA